The following is a genomic window from Nicotiana tabacum cultivar K326 chromosome 3, ASM71507v2, whole genome shotgun sequence.
CATAGCGCATAGCACATAGCGCATGTATTAGTTAGTTTAGTTAGTCACGTGCATCTTTCTGTTAGATGACAACTGTTAATGAGCTGTCAATTAGTTAGTTGGTTAACTTAAGATAGTGGTAGTATTGTTACACCTTCAATTCCTtgcattttatcaatttttaaaggTGACTGAACCTAGATGTGTCAAATGAAATTATATCTTTATGTGCTAATTTGACATCCTTATCTGAGCCAGCCAATTCAAAATAACATGCACAAATTATTTTTAgaagaattaatccaaatagTGCCCACCTAATCTCTTAAATCTAAATAGCCGGCAGATGTACAATATATGTATAATCTATGCGTACtggcaaaaaaataaatatttaattcaaACAACTATTTATGTAacaaattttttaaatatatattccGTTCTTAGATCGTAAGATTATGGATCATGATATCCAGTAGCCCAAAACTTGTCAAAGTTCTTAGATGACAATGCTGGGCCTTTCTAGAGTTTTTTCGACTGGGTTTAATGGCCTTCAAATTTCTGTAGACACAAGATATCTGTTGAAGACAACACAATTGAATGAATCACTCTGTTGAAGACAACGCAATTGAATGAATCACTGTGGAAAATAACAATTCATTCAAGTTGTAGTGTTTCTTATCAATTCATATGTGTCAGGTCTAAAGCAAGATCGAAAAAAAAGTGAACGCAagatccttttttcttttttctttttttcttgtatATTATTTTGTAAGCAAAGTATCTTTTGGATTCGAGCTAGCCATTTTCTCAACTTGCTTTACTTATTGTGTATTAATTTGTTCGCAAAAAATGCATAAATAATACTCATTTGTACACATATTctagtaaaagaaaaagaacttATTAATGtatcaaaacttgaaaaagagtAGAAGAAAAGAACAGTTGTAAAGGACAATTGGCAGGGAAACAAGAATAAAACAAAGGTGTGACTTACTCCTATAACCCATGAGAGCAAGTTATCCACCGCCTCCCGTTGGGGAAAATATGATCTCACAAACGGAGGAGTTAACagttgtttggatggttgttactgtTGAATTTGGGAAGATTAAATTTGAACTAGTATGAACATTTGGAAGCCTCCTTTTAGGAGAAAATTGGTATAAGCATTTTTTTCATGCATTTACGTTGCATGCATGATCACACTTAATGTGATGTCATGCATGATATTATTAAGGACATTTCCCTTTTATAAATAACAAGAGTTTTGTTCATTTGTAAATatctctcacttgccttcttatctcctaaggcatttgaatcttctttctcttttgtagtatttcacttgtatttttggagtgaaataaaatttgAGTGATTGTGTCCAAGGACTaggtaaaaattaaattttgccgAACCTCATTAACTTCTGGTGCTCTTTGTATCTCACTTACTATTTATTAGCTACCTTTAGATATGGTAGTTGTGATTTAATCACTCTCTATATATTCAGCTTTCgcaataattggtatcagagtcaaGGTTCTATCTTattatgctctgtggttgcagcatatgCTGAACTTCTacatcagaaaagaattactttggAGTTATGTACTGTCAGCAAATAAATAGTTTCTGTAGCAAAAATGGGAGATAATAAAAATGAAGAGTCCACATCGGGTATCAGTAATGCgtcgttggcatcttcgcttatgacaagaattatgTCAAATGCAAAATTTGTAGTTGAAACTTTTGACGGATCAGGACATTTCGGGATGTGGCAAGCTGAGGTTCTTGATGTCCTTTCTGAACAAGGGCTAGATATTGCCATAGAAGAAAAGAAATCAGGCAATATCGGAGAAGGAGATTGGAAGATTATCAACCGCGTTGCATGTGGTACCATTCGATCTTACCTCGCAAGAGAACAGAAGTATTCATACACAaaagaaacttctgcaagtaaattgtgGAATGCATTGGAggataaattcttgaagaaaaacagtcaaaataactttatataaaaaaaagactATGACGCTTCACATATGTTCCTGGTACTAGAATGAACGATCATATCACTAGCTTTAATAAGTTGGCAATAGATTTGCAGAATATGGACGTGACTTTTAGTGATGGAGAGATGGCCTTAATGTTATTAAGTTCACTTCCCGATGACTACGGGCACCTCGAAACTACTCTACTTCATGGGAATGATGAAGTATCTCTCAAAGAAGTTTGTTCTGCCTTGTACAGCTATaaacaaagaaagagagaaaaacaaaagagtgGAGAAGGAGAAGCATTGGTCGTGAGAGCTCGTTCTCAAAATCACATGAGAACGAAGAAAGGAtaatccaagtcaagatccagacccagcaaagatgaatgcgCATTTTGCCGAGAAAAGGGGCACTAGAAGAAAGATTGTCCAAAGTTGAAAAACAAGGCCAAACCTAATAATGGGAAGGTTGTCATGCATTCAAATGTAGTTGATTGTGACGACTCTGATTTCTCACTAGTTACAACTAAGCCATTCAAATAATATGACATATGGTTAATGGATtcagcttgtagctatcatatgtgtcccaatcgGGACTGGTTCAttgattttcaagaaggagaacgTGGAATTCTTCACATCGCAAATAACAATCCTCGTATCGCATATGGTATTGGTTCAATCCGATTAAGAAATCATGATGGATTGATCAGAATATTAACATATGTTCGATACTTACCGAAATTGAAGAAAATCCAATTTCTATAGGAGCCCTAGAGTCAAAGGGTTCAAAGTCATTGCAGAAAATGGGAAAATGagaatatgctccggtgcactagtgatAATGATAAAAATTAGGTTAAATAATAACATGTACCACTATCACGGTAGTATAGTTATTGAGACAGCAatagtgacatccagtgatgacaagAAGGCAGAatcaaccaagctatggcacatgcgcttgggacatgctggaggaaaaccCTTGAAAATTTTATCATAGCAAGGATTAGTAAAAGGAGTAAAGACTTGCAGTTTAGAGTTTTGTGAGAATTGTGTCAAGGGGAAACAGACAAAGGTTAAATTTGGAACAActatccataatactaaaggtattTTGGATTATGTTACTATGATGTTTGGGGTGCTTCTAAGACACCGTCATTAGGTGGGAAAtactattttgtaacttttattgatgactttttgtggagagtgtgggtgtatactaTGAAAGCCAAAGATGAGAtactgggaatttttctcaaatggaaggcgATGATAGAGATTCAAACAGGCAGAAAGATAAAGTGTCTTCGCGCAGACAAcggtggagaatacaaaaatAATCTTTACAATAAGATTTGTGAAGATGATGGCATTTTGAGATATTTCACCGTCAGAAATACACCACACCAGAATGGAGTGGCCAAAACCTATGAATCAGACTTTGTTGCGGTGTATGTTGTCTAATGTTgtcttgggcaaagaattttgggttgagaaattatATATGCAtaccacctcattaatcgtctaccatctgccgCTATTGGTGgaaagacaccatttgaaaaatggtatggaaaacctgctgaagattataattttttacatgtatttggctcaattgcatactatcatgCGAAAGAGTCAAAATTGAATATGAGAGCAAAGAAAGATATATTTacggggattacttctggagtcaaaggatatcgcttatggtgtccagagacgagaaaaattatattcagctgagatgttacctttgatgaatctgccataacaGATAAGGTGAAAGTTGAAAATGTCAAACAAACTGATGGTGCttcaaagcaggtggagtttgagggaaaattaatTTTTCCAACACAGGGAGAAAACGAGGAAACAATAGAAGATTTTGCCTAAGAAGAAGAGTCAGTAGAGATGGAGATTCCCattcaggaacctcaacaacaacttgaatcaatagcaaccagcaagctaaaaagaacaataaagaaacatgttcgtctcatagagatgGTGGCTTGTGcggcctcaattgtagctgatggtattcctaccacttataaaaatgcagtccaaagttcagaagaagataagtagaAAATTGCCATAAATGAAGAAATGCAATCATTTCATCAGAATCGCACATGGAAATTGGCCAATTTCCCGAAGGGCAAGAAAGAAATttggtgcaaatgggtatttgcaaagaaagaaggatttcccaatcaagaagatgttcgctacaaagcaggATTGGTGGCCAATGGGTAACGCTCAAAatgagggaattgattacaatgaggTATTTTCTCCAGTCGTGAAACATTCCTCCAATAGAGttttgttggctttggtagcactgataaatttggaactagttcagttaGATGTAAAAAAAATACATGGAGACTTGGAAGAGGAAATTtatatgactcagccagaaggattcaaagtttctggaaaggaaaatatggtgtgcaaacttgaaaaattattgtacggattgaaacaatcttctagacaatagtataaacgatttgacaagtttatgttgcggcagaAGTACAGAAGAAGCAAATACAATCATTGtttgtatttgcgcaagcttgaaGACAGATCCTtcatatatcttctcctatacgttgatgatatgttgatagcttccaaaagTCAATAGGAAATtgagaagttgaagattcaactatGAAAGTagtttgagatgaaggatttgggtgaggcaaagaaaattcttggcatagAGATAAAAAAAGATAGACATTCAAAGAAACTCTatctatctcagaaagaatacttGAAGAGAGTAATAGATCGATTTGGCATGAATGAGAACACAAAGTCGGTTAGCACTCATCTTGCTCCTCACTTTAAGCTTAGtgctactatgtcgccaaagaatgaagctgaacgagagtgtATATCAAGAATACCATATGTGAATgtcgttggtagcttgatgtatgcaattgTTTGCACAAGATCTGATATTTCACATGTTATCGGAGTTGTAAGCAGGTATATGCatgatccaggaaaggagcattggcaagctgtgaaatggattgTATGGTATATTcgtaatactgtagatgttggattgatttttgagcagAAAGATAGTCAGTATttggttggatattgtgactcagattatgcaggtgatTTGGAAAAGTGTAGATCAACTACCGGTTATATTTTCACTTTTGCAAATACActagttagttggaagtctacgtTGCAGTCAATGATTACTTTGTCTACTactgaggcagagtacatggcaattACGGAGGCTGTAAAgaaggcaatttggcttcaagggttGCCTAGAGAGCTTGGTATTGGTCAAGAAAGCATCACACTATTTTGTAAAGTCAAGGTGCTATCAAATTAGCAAATAACTAAGTTTACCATGCaaggacaaagcacattgatg
Proteins encoded in this region:
- the LOC142176999 gene encoding secreted RxLR effector protein 161-like, which produces MKDLGEAKKILGIEIKKDRHSKKLYLSQKEYLKRVIDRFGMNENTKSVSTHLAPHFKLSATMSPKNEAERECISRIPYVNVVGSLMYAIVCTRSDISHVIGVVSRYMHDPGKEHWQAVKWIVWYIRNTVDVGLIFEQKDSQYLVGYCDSDYAGDLEKCRSTTGYIFTFANTLVSWKSTLQSMITLSTTEAEYMAITEAVKKAIWLQGLPRELGIGQESITLFCKVKVLSN